The genome window GGCTCCTTCTCCGCGCACGCGGACCGGGCGCTCGGCCGCTGGGCCGGTTTCTCGATCGGCTGGCTGTACTGGTTCTTCTGGGTGGTCGTGCTGGCCGTGGAGGCCACCGCGGGCGCCAAGATCCTCTCCGGATGGGTCCCGGCCGTGCCGCAGTGGGGCTGGGCGCTCATCGTCATGATCGTGCTGACCGCGACCAACCTGGTCTCCGTCGGCTCCTACGGTGAGTTCGAGTTCTGGTTCGCCGGGATCAAGGTCGTGGCGATCGGCGCGTTCATCGTCGTCGGCGCCCTCGCCGTCTTCGGGGTGCTGCCGGGCGTCCACAGCGACAAGGCGAGCCTGGGCAACCTGACCGGTCAGGGCGGCTTCCTGCCCCACGGACCCGGCGCCATCCTCACCGGTGTGCTGCTGGTCGTGTTCTCCTTCATGGGCAGCGAGATCGCCACGCTGGCGGCCGGCGAGTCGGAGGACCCGCAGCGGGCGGTCACCAAGTCCACGAACAGCATCATCTGGCGAATCGCCGTCTTCTACCTGGGCTCGATCTTCGTGGTCGTCTCGCTGCTGCCGTGGAACGACCCGTCGATCAAGGACAAGGGCTCCTACGTCGCCGCCCTGGACTCCCTCGGCATCGCGCACGCCGGCCAGATCATGAACGTCATCGTGCTGACGTCGGTGCTGTCCTGTCTGAACTCCGGGCTCTACACGGCCTCCCGCATGGCCTTCTCGCTGGGCCAGCGGGGTGACGCTCCCAAGGCGTTCGCGCGGACCACGTCCCGGGGTGTGCCGATGGCCGCGATCGTCGCGTCCGTCGTCTTCGGCTTCGTCGCCGTCTTCTTCAACTACAAGTTCCCGGACTCGGTCTTCCTCTTCCTGGTCAACTCCAGTGGCGCGGTGGCCCTGTTCGTGTGGCTGGTCATCTGCTTCTCGCAGCTGCGGATGCGGAAGATCATCCAGCGCGAGGCGCCGGAGAAGCTGCTCGTCAAGATGTGGCTGTACCCGTACCTGACCTGGGCGACGGCCGCGCTGATCGTGTTCGTCCTCGGCTACATGCTGACCGACACCGAGCACGACGGACGTGAGACGGTGCTGCTGTCGCTGCTCGTCGCCGCCGTGGTGCTGGTGATCGCCGTGGTGAAGGAGCGGATCGCGGGCAACCGCACGGCCGCCCCCACCGAGGCACCGGCCGACAAGGTATCCGTCGGCTGATCCGCGCCCCTCGGAACATGGCCGCATAACTTGACGGAACCTGTCAGGTTATGCGGCCATCATGCGTGGCATGACCTACACGGACAACCCCGCAGACCTGACCCTGCTCCGCCCCGGCGACGCCGGCTACGACGACGAACTCGCCGGGTTCCAGACCGGGTTCACCCAACGGCCCTCGGTGATCGCAGCCGTCCGGTCGACCGCGGACGTGGTGGCCGCCGTACGGTACGCGGCCGCCGAAGAGCTGCCGGTGGGCGTGCAGGCCACCGGACACGGGCTGCCCGGGGGCTACGAGGGCGGGCTGCTCATCACGACCCGGCGGCTGGACGGGCTCGCCGTCGATCCCGAGGCGCGTACGGTCCGCGTGCAGGCGGGGGTGCGCTGGGGGCAGGTGGTCGCGGCGGCCGAGCCGTACGGGCTGGCACCGCTCAACGGCTCGGCACCGGGCGTGGGCGCGGTGTCGTACACCCTGGGCGGCGGACTCGGCATCCTCGCGCGGGAGTTCGGGTACGCGGCAGACCATGTGCGGTGGCTGGAGGTCGTCACCGCCGACGGCGAACTCCGCCGTGTCACCCCGGAGTCCGACCCCGACCTGTACTGGGCGTTGCTGGGCGCGGGGCAGAACTTCGGCATCGTGACCGAGCTGGAGATCGGCCTGGTTCCGGTGCGGACGCTGTACGGCGGCTCGCTCGCCTTCGACGGGCGCGAGGTGGACCCCGCGGCCGTGCTGCGCGCGTACGAGGCGTGGACGCGGACCGTGCCGGACTCGCTGACCTCTTCCTTCGCCGCCGTACCGTACCCGGACCTGCCCGCGCTGCCGCCCCACCTGCGCGGCCGGTACCTCGTCTCGATCAGGATCGCCCACACGGGCGCCGACGGCGAACGGCTCACGGCCCCGCTGCGGGAGATCGGGCCGGTGCTGTCGGACTCGCTGCGCGAGATGCCGTACGCCGAGAGCCACACCATCCACAGCGACCCGGACTTCCCGCACGCCTACTACGGCGACAGCGCGGTGCTGCGGGAGCTGGACGTCGAACGGGCCGGGGAACTGCTGAAGCGGACCGGGCCCGAGGCGGGCCAGATGTGTGTGGTGCAGGTCAACCACCTGGGCGGGGCGCTGGCCCGGCCCGCGCCGAACGCGGTGCCGTACCGCGAGGGGCGGTTCCTGGTGCGGCTGTTGACCGTGGGGGACCGTGAGCGGGCGCGGGCCGTACTGGACCCGGCGTTCGCCCTGCTGGCGGACGATCGACTGGGCCGCTCGCTGAACTTCGCCTTCGGGTCCGGGGACCGGGGTGCCGGACTGTACGACCCGGAGACGCGGAAGAGGCTCGCCGGGCTGAAGGAGACTTACGACCCGGCGAACCTCTTCCGCAGGAACTACGGCGTCAGCGCTTGCTGACGAACTTCCAGGCGGTGGGCAGCGCGCCCATCGCCAGGGCGGCCTTGAGGGCGTCACCGATCAGGAACGGGGTGAGGCCGGCCGCGACCGCCTGGGAGAAGGAGAGGTGGGCCGCCAGCGCCAGGTAGGGGACGCCGACCGCGTAGATGATCGCCTCGCCGAGGATCATCGTGCCCGCCATGCGCAGCGGGGAGCGGTCGGCGCCGCGGCGGGCCAGGGCGCCCACGGCCGCCGAGGCGAGCAGCATGCCGATCACGTAGCCGAAGGAGACGGCCCCCGCGCCGGAGGCGCCGCCCGCGAACCACGGCACGCCGGCCACACCGGCGAGCGCGTACAGGGCGAGGAGAGGAAGCCGCGGCGGGCCCCGAGCGCGGTGCCGACGAGCAGCGCGGCGAAGGTCTGGCCGGTCACCGGCACCGGGGACCCGGGCACCGGGACCGACAGCTGGGCCGCGAGGCCGGTGAGCACGGCGCCGCCGAGGACGAGGGCCGCGTCGCGGACGCGGGACGTCGGCAGCAGGTCGGCGAGGACCGTGCCGGGGCGGGCGAGGGTGGTGGCGGTGCTCATGGGGACTCCGCGGGGTGGTGTGGACACGTCGGGACAGCGTGACGCTATCCCAGCGCCCTCGAGCGGATCACCATCGGCGATCGACAAAGGGTGGAACGGCGCGTTCATGCACTTCGCACAAAGGGTGGTCCTTACACATGGTCAGGCGTGAGACCGGTCACTGAGATGAAGACGTTCCCCTCACGCTCCGGTAACGACCGGGAACTGTAGGGTCCCGCCAAAGCCCCGAGGGGCTCGTCTCGCCCGTCGGTCGCCGTCTGGGCAGCGGTGGGCCGTTTTGCTAGCTTCGAGCACATGGTTGCCCAGGCCCGGAACTTCACGTCGCGTCGCTATGTCGACCTGCGACGCCAGGGCACGGCCACCTGTCGCCGCCCGGTGTAGGGGCGGGCTCCGGCGCGCCTCGAGCCTTCCGAGACGTGTCGGCCCCGTTCCCGAGGACGGTTCTCCATGCCCCGTACCGCGGCATCCACTCTTGTCTCCCCCGTTCCCCGTGCCGCCGACAGCGACCGGCGGCGTACCAGCGCCAGCGTCGTGCTGCGGTCCGTGCTGGAGCACGGACCGGTGGCGCGCAGCACCGTCGCCCGGCTGACCGGGCTGTCGCCCGCGTCCGTGACCGAGCACTGTGCCCGGCTGACCGGGCTCGGGCTGATCCGTGAGGAGGCGGC of Streptomyces cynarae contains these proteins:
- a CDS encoding amino acid permease, with the protein product MTSQPTPTQAGNASGRPGEPGGGLQAGLKNRHLSMIAIGGVIGAGLFVGSSSGIATAGPGILLSYALVGTLVVLVMRMLGEMSAANPTSGSFSAHADRALGRWAGFSIGWLYWFFWVVVLAVEATAGAKILSGWVPAVPQWGWALIVMIVLTATNLVSVGSYGEFEFWFAGIKVVAIGAFIVVGALAVFGVLPGVHSDKASLGNLTGQGGFLPHGPGAILTGVLLVVFSFMGSEIATLAAGESEDPQRAVTKSTNSIIWRIAVFYLGSIFVVVSLLPWNDPSIKDKGSYVAALDSLGIAHAGQIMNVIVLTSVLSCLNSGLYTASRMAFSLGQRGDAPKAFARTTSRGVPMAAIVASVVFGFVAVFFNYKFPDSVFLFLVNSSGAVALFVWLVICFSQLRMRKIIQREAPEKLLVKMWLYPYLTWATAALIVFVLGYMLTDTEHDGRETVLLSLLVAAVVLVIAVVKERIAGNRTAAPTEAPADKVSVG
- a CDS encoding FAD-binding oxidoreductase: MRGMTYTDNPADLTLLRPGDAGYDDELAGFQTGFTQRPSVIAAVRSTADVVAAVRYAAAEELPVGVQATGHGLPGGYEGGLLITTRRLDGLAVDPEARTVRVQAGVRWGQVVAAAEPYGLAPLNGSAPGVGAVSYTLGGGLGILAREFGYAADHVRWLEVVTADGELRRVTPESDPDLYWALLGAGQNFGIVTELEIGLVPVRTLYGGSLAFDGREVDPAAVLRAYEAWTRTVPDSLTSSFAAVPYPDLPALPPHLRGRYLVSIRIAHTGADGERLTAPLREIGPVLSDSLREMPYAESHTIHSDPDFPHAYYGDSAVLRELDVERAGELLKRTGPEAGQMCVVQVNHLGGALARPAPNAVPYREGRFLVRLLTVGDRERARAVLDPAFALLADDRLGRSLNFAFGSGDRGAGLYDPETRKRLAGLKETYDPANLFRRNYGVSAC